In Cydia amplana chromosome 13, ilCydAmpl1.1, whole genome shotgun sequence, a single genomic region encodes these proteins:
- the LOC134653508 gene encoding DNA translocase FtsK: protein MYRLVVFAFVLAIATCQEQQGRRVPKYAGDPKTAAIVQEARYLSGNGAFGAAYQQEDGIDFKEETDADGNRRGSYSYIDPSGQRKTVNYVAGKNGFQATGDHIPTAPQPVAPTPGYQPDPRYNSPDYKAPQYSAPQQYTAPAPQRNYGGKPNEDDGQYHPELYEQENYVAPQPQYQPQPQPQYQAQYQAQPQPQPQYQPNNIYPGVQQAQYSGLNTQTYQPAQQYQPQPQRAPQQYYDETTPQPSRFFPPGKFSLNRAPDGYTYSFHKV from the coding sequence ATGTACAGGCTCGTGGTATTCGCCTTTGTGCTCGCGATCGCGACGTGCCAGGAACAACAAGGCAGACGTGTCCCCAAATACGCGGGAGATCCGAAAACCGCCGCCATCGTCCAGGAAGCTCGCTACCTCAGCGGCAATGGAGCATTCGGAGCCGCATACCAGCAAGAAGATGGAATTGACTTTAAAGAAGAAACAGATGCTGATGGCAACAGGAGAGGCAGTTACTCATACATCGACCCTAGCGGTCAAAGGAAAACAGTGAACTATGTCGCCGGGAAAAACGGTTTCCAAGCCACCGGAGACCACATTCCTACCGCGCCTCAGCCTGTCGCCCCCACGCCAGGTTACCAGCCCGACCCGAGGTACAACTCTCCGGATTACAAGGCGCCCCAGTACAGTGCTCCTCAACAGTACACAGCTCCCGCTCCTCAGCGCAACTACGGTGGCAAGCCGAATGAAGACGATGGACAATACCACCCGGAGTTATACGAACAAGAAAATTACGTAGCACCTCAGCCTCAGTACCAGCCGCAACCGCAGCCCCAATACCAGGCACAGTACCAGGCTCAGCCTCAGCCTCAGCCGCAGTACCAACCTAACAACATCTACCCTGGTGTGCAGCAGGCACAGTACAGTGGCCTGAACACGCAGACCTACCAGCCTGCGCAACAGTACCAGCCCCAGCCTCAACGAGCTCCCCAGCAGTACTACGACGAAACGACGCCACAGCCAAGCCGCTTCTTCCCTCCAGGAAAGTTCAGCCTAAACAGAGCGCCTGACGGCTACACGTACTCTTTCCACAAAGTATAA